GTGGTCGATGTCAATATACGTGCGGGTGGTGCGCTCCACGAGTTTGCGTTGCACCAAGCGGATGATGCGTTGCCGCAATGGAGGGATCAACAGACAGAATCCGACCGCATCGGTCAAGAAACCCGGCGTGAGCAGGAGCACACCGGCCAGAAGGATGAGCGCGCCGCTGACCAGCTCGCCCGCGGGCGCCACGCCCCGGCTCATGTTCTCGCGCATGCGCTCAATGGTCCTGAGTCCCTGCGATTTACTCAGGTAGGCTCCCAGGGCCGCGGTGGCCAACACCAGCGCAATGGTCCAGACCGGCCCCAAGCGCTGGCCCACGGCCAGGAGCAGGTACAATTCCAAGAGCGGGATGGCGGCGAAGAGAATAATAAGCCTGAACAGCATGTCGGCATTCCTTGGGCAATAATGTATCCCTTTGGCACGTATCGGGCCTGGGAACCCTGGTCAAGCGGAATCGGCGCTTGCGGCAGAAGGAGAAAGCATGGTCGAGGAGAGTAAGGACAGAGAAAGCACGGTCGGCCTGCCGCCCGGCACCATGCGGTACATAGGGCCGCAAAAGACCTTCCGTCCCAGAGCCGAGTTGGTGCACTACAGCGAGGGCAAGGCCACGGTGCTCGACGCCACGGACGTGTGCCCGCCCTTGCCTGCCGGCGGTGTGATCTGGATGCGCATGCGCGGACTGCACGACGAGGGCCTGGTCAAACGCGTGGGCGAGGCGTTCTCCTTGTCGCCCATGCTCCTGGAGGATGTGCTCAACACGGGCCAGCGCTCCAAGATCGAGGAACACGAGGATTGCCTGTTCATCGTGCTCAAGTCCCTGAGCTACGAGCCCGGCCCGACCGGCAAGGGCGAAGTAAGAGAGGAGCAGGTCAGCCTCGTCCTGGGCGATAACTACGTGCTTTCCTTCTCCGAGGGCGAGAACGGCCTGTTCGAGCCTATCTTGCAGCGGCTGGTCAAAGGCAGGAGCAAGGCGCATCGGTTGGAAGCCGACTACCTCTTTCTCATGCTCGTGGATACGGCCATCGACCACACGTTCCTGGCCCTGACCCGGCTGGGCGACGAGATCGAGGACATGGAGGAGCAGCTCATCGAGGAAAGCCTGCGCGCCGATCTGGCCGGCATATACCGCCTGCGCCGAGCCGTGCTGGCCATGAGCCGCTCCCTGTGGCCCCTGCGCGAAGTCGTCTCCATCCTGCGCAAGCCCGACCCGACCTTCATACGCGAGGAAAACCTCGTCTTCGTGCGCGACATATACGATCAGGGCATGCAGGCCGTCGAGACGCTGGAGGCCTTCCGCCAAGCGTTGACGGACATGATCGAGATCACCATGTCCTCCGTGACCATGCGCACCAACGAGGTCATGAAGGTGCTGACCACCGTGGCTACCATCTTCATCCCGCTGACCTTCATTACCGGCCTGTACGGCATGAACTTCGCGCACATGCCCGAGCTGGGCTGGCGCTACGGCTACTATGCCGCCTTGGCGCTCATGGCGCTGGTGGCCGGAGGCATGATCCTGTACTTCAAGCGCAAGGACTGGTTCTAAAGGTCAACCCCACCGCGGAGGAAAGCATGCTGCTCAAGGAATCCGAGGCCAAGTTCAAGTACTGTCCCCTGCTCAAGACCCACGACGACAAGCTCAAGTTCTGTCAGGCGGCCATGTGCATGATGTGGCGCCCGGCCGGCGAGGGGCAGGAAGGCCTGGGCTACTGCGGCCTGGCTGGCGCGCCCGTGCAGGTCATGGCCGTGCTGCGTGAGAGACGCAGCAAAGAAGAGTAAGCGGGTTGACATCACCCCTCAGGGGGTTATTCCTGGCATACATCCAAAAACTGGCGGCGCACCCGGCTTCCCGCCGGGGAGGATCGGGCGTGCCGCACGGCCTCCATCCTGCGATTACGCTGGATGACAAGATGCCAGGAAACCAACCCCTTGAGGGATCATGCGTATACTCATAATCGAGGACGATCCGGTCAGCGCCCTGTACATGCGGGAAACCCTGGCCGAATTCGGCCAAGCCGACCTGGCCGAGGACGGCCGCAAGGGTCTGCGAGCCTTCGAGCGAGCCCTGTCCAAACACCAGCCCTATGACGTGCTTTTCGTCGATCTCATGATGCCCCGCATGGACGGCCACCAGACCCTGGAAAAAATCCGCGCCCTGGAGAACGCCCTGAAGCTGGCGCCCCAGCAGCGGGTCAAGGCCATCGTGGTCAGCGCGTCCGAGGACCAGCGCCATGTGACGCGAGCCTTTTTCCGTGGCGAGGCCGTGGCCTACCTCAACAAGCCCGTGACCCGCGAGCGCGTGGCCGAGGAGCTGCATCGTTTCGGCCTGGCCTGAGTCGACTCGCTCCACCAAGGCCGCTTGCCCGGCAGGCGAGCGGACCTAGCCTCCACGTCTGGCAAACCTCTCTTCACCAATTCCGCCTTTAGTCGCCCCTCCAGGGTTCCCGTTTCCTGTCCAAGGGGGTAGGCTGGTCCATGGCCCGGCGCATGCCTGGCGCAACCAGCCGTAAACCGGCGTAAAAGCAGGTGGGAGGCAGCATGGCCATCAACCGACGTGACTTCCTGACCCTATCTGCCACGGGAATGGCCGCGGGCTTGGCGGCCTCGAGCGCTTTCGGCGCGGGGCCGGCCGCCGGTTCCAATCCCAACCTTGGTTCCGGAGCGGACTCGCCAAGCGCACCACCCCAGACCGTCCGCAAGGGCGACATGGTCTATCGCCGCTTCGGCGACAAGGACGAACTCATCTCGCTCCTCGGTCTCGGCGGCCACCACATCGGGCGCATCAAGGACGATCAGGACAGCATCCGCCTCATGCGCGCGGCCATCGACAACGGCATCACCTTCATGGACAACTGCTGGGACTACCATGACGGCCGCAGCGAAGAACTCATGGGCAAGGCCCTGCAGGACGGCTATCGCGATAGGGTCTTCCTCATGACCAAGTTCGACGGCCGCGACAGAAAGACAGCCGCCAGCCAGATGGAGGAATCCCTGCGCCGCCTGCGCACGGACCGCATCGACCTCATGCAGGTGCACGAGGTCATCCGCCCGCACGACCCGGATCTTGTTTTCTCCGAGGGCGGAGCCATGGAGGCGCTGCTGGAGTTCCAGAAAGCCGGCAAGGTCCGCTACATCGGCTTCACCGGCCACAAGGACCCCTTCGTGCACCGGCGCATGCTGGAAATGGCCGCCGAGCGCGGGGTGCGCTTCGACGCGGTGCAGATGCCGCTCAACGTCCTGGACGCGCACTTCCGCAGCTTCCAGCATGAAGTGCTGCCGCTGCTCGTGCGCAACGGCATCGCCCCTTTGGGCATGAAGCCCTTGGCCCAGGCCTACATTCTCAAGACCAAAACAGCCTCGGCCACGGAATGCCTGCACTACGCCATGAGCCTGCCCACATCCACGGTCATCACGGGTATCGAGAGCATGGAAATCCTGCAACAGGCCTTGCAGGCGGCCAGGAGCTTCAAGCCCATGAGCCGGGAGCAGCTCGCCGAACTTCTGTCCCGCACGCAACAGGTGGCCATGAGCGGCCGTTACGAGCCGTTCAAGACCACTTTCGAGTTCGACGGCACGGCCAAGCACCAGGAATGGCTAGGCAATGTCGGAGTATGAAGAATCGGGAAGGGCGTTGCCTGCCAGAGCGGCTCGTTCCTTCCCGAACACCACCCGCCAGAGCCCCTATCTGAAACAAGGCGACCCCCTGGACCTGCGCAACTTGTGCGCTGGCCGCCCAGGTGGTGCGGATAACTGGCGCAAGCGGCCGCAAGCCGGGAGAAACGACATGTGCTCCACGCAACGCCCGACTCTCAAGGCCACTCTGGACAATCTGCGCCAGCCCATGCCGCTGCGCGAGAAGCTGCGGCTCATCGCGCGCAACTTCTCGCTGCGTTTCAGCAAGCGCCAGGCCTGCTGCGGCCATCCGGGGCAGCCCGGCTGCTGACAATAGGGAATGTGCGCCCCGGTCGGGGCGCAAGGCTTGCCTTCTGGATCAGGCGTCTTCGAGGGTCAGGTATTCGGCCAGGATGGTCTTGATGCCGAAACCGGGAAAATTGATGCGGTATTTCCCGGGCGCGGCCTCGGCGATGATCTTGCCCCGGCCGTAGACGCGGTGCGTGCAGAAGCCGAGCTTGGTGTTGCGGATGCCGTTGCTGTTCGCCTGCGCATCGCCGCCAGCGGCGAATTCCGGCGCAGCTGAGCGGACGGAACCGGACGGCCGCCCGAAGGCCTGGTCCAGAGCCTGTCTACGGCCCATGGGCGCTCCGCCCCCGGCGCGGGCCAAGCCGCCCGAGAAGTTCTCCCGCCACTCCTCATAGCTGGACGGCTCCATCTCCAGCACGAAGGGGCTGGGCCGGGTCGGCTCGCTGCGCTCCAGACCGCGCATATAGACCGTCTCGGGCACGAACAGGGCCAGAAAATCCTTGGCCCGCGTGCAAGCCACGTACATGAGCCGGCGCTCCTCGTCCAAATCCTCTGGCCGCTGCATGGCCTTGCGCGAAGGGAAGCGGTCCTCCACCAAATCCAGCATGAGCACGGCCTTCCACTCCAGACCCTTGGCCGAGTGGATGGTGGACAGCACCAACGCGTCGTGAGCCGCTTCGCGGCTGTTGTCCTCGGGATTCTCCAGGGTCAGGTCGCCCAGGAAGGCCTCCAAGTCAGGGTAGTTGGCTGCGATGCGCGCCAGCTGTTCCAGGCCTTGCTGCCGCCTGGGATAATCATCCGGGTAGTCGCGGATGAGGATAGGCCCGTACCAGGCCATGACCTCGTCAAGCGCTGCCAGGGGAGCGGGCCGTCTGGCGCGCAGGCCGTCCAGCAGCCCGAACAGCTCGGTCAACTCGGGGAAGCGTTTGCGCGTCTTGGCCACGTGGGCCTCGTTGCCGGAGATGACCGCCTCGAACAGGCCTTGGGCGGTCTTGGGCCCCACGCCTTTGACATGCTTGAATACGCGCTGCCACGCAGGCAGATCCGAAGGATTGACCACCAGGCGCAGGTAGGCCAGGGCGTCCTTGATATGCGCGGCCTCGGAAAAACGGATGCCCCCATACTTCTGGAAGCGGATGCCCAGCTTGCTGAGCTGCACCTCCAGCCCATAGGACTGGTAGCCGGCGCGGAAGAGCACTGCTATCTCGTGCAGGGCGTACTTCTTCTGCAAATCGGCGATGAGCGACATGGCGATCTGGTGCTGGGTGGCGTCGCTCAGGGTGCGCACGAGCATCGGCTTGGGGCCGTCCTCGCGCTCGGTGAACAGATGCTTGTCGAACTTGTGGGCCGCGTGGCGCAGCACCTCGTTGGCCAGGTCCAGGATGGGCTGCGTGG
The sequence above is a segment of the Desulfocurvibacter africanus subsp. africanus DSM 2603 genome. Coding sequences within it:
- a CDS encoding FxsA family protein; translation: MLFRLIILFAAIPLLELYLLLAVGQRLGPVWTIALVLATAALGAYLSKSQGLRTIERMRENMSRGVAPAGELVSGALILLAGVLLLTPGFLTDAVGFCLLIPPLRQRIIRLVQRKLVERTTRTYIDIDHHS
- the corA gene encoding magnesium/cobalt transporter CorA; the encoded protein is MVEESKDRESTVGLPPGTMRYIGPQKTFRPRAELVHYSEGKATVLDATDVCPPLPAGGVIWMRMRGLHDEGLVKRVGEAFSLSPMLLEDVLNTGQRSKIEEHEDCLFIVLKSLSYEPGPTGKGEVREEQVSLVLGDNYVLSFSEGENGLFEPILQRLVKGRSKAHRLEADYLFLMLVDTAIDHTFLALTRLGDEIEDMEEQLIEESLRADLAGIYRLRRAVLAMSRSLWPLREVVSILRKPDPTFIREENLVFVRDIYDQGMQAVETLEAFRQALTDMIEITMSSVTMRTNEVMKVLTTVATIFIPLTFITGLYGMNFAHMPELGWRYGYYAALALMALVAGGMILYFKRKDWF
- a CDS encoding response regulator, producing MRILIIEDDPVSALYMRETLAEFGQADLAEDGRKGLRAFERALSKHQPYDVLFVDLMMPRMDGHQTLEKIRALENALKLAPQQRVKAIVVSASEDQRHVTRAFFRGEAVAYLNKPVTRERVAEELHRFGLA
- a CDS encoding aldo/keto reductase, whose amino-acid sequence is MAINRRDFLTLSATGMAAGLAASSAFGAGPAAGSNPNLGSGADSPSAPPQTVRKGDMVYRRFGDKDELISLLGLGGHHIGRIKDDQDSIRLMRAAIDNGITFMDNCWDYHDGRSEELMGKALQDGYRDRVFLMTKFDGRDRKTAASQMEESLRRLRTDRIDLMQVHEVIRPHDPDLVFSEGGAMEALLEFQKAGKVRYIGFTGHKDPFVHRRMLEMAAERGVRFDAVQMPLNVLDAHFRSFQHEVLPLLVRNGIAPLGMKPLAQAYILKTKTASATECLHYAMSLPTSTVITGIESMEILQQALQAARSFKPMSREQLAELLSRTQQVAMSGRYEPFKTTFEFDGTAKHQEWLGNVGV
- a CDS encoding ATP-dependent helicase, producing MPIDFTRELNPAQCEAVQALEGPVLVIAGAGSGKTRTIVYRLAHLVEQGVQPESILLLTFTRKAAQEMLARASLLLDHGLTGVSGGTFHSFAYAQLRRHAQLFDLKSGFTVMDRADALDVLGQAKDSLGLGRTERSFPKKETILELIGKSRNKETDLESVLQQESFHLMPYLEILGNMAKGYQAIKQRHGLLDYDDLLFVFERLLTEREDVRERLRERFRYIMVDEYQDTNKVQARLVKLMAGLQGNVMAVGDDAQSIYAFRGASVANILRFPKEYPGALVIRLEQNYRSTQPILDLANEVLRHAAHKFDKHLFTEREDGPKPMLVRTLSDATQHQIAMSLIADLQKKYALHEIAVLFRAGYQSYGLEVQLSKLGIRFQKYGGIRFSEAAHIKDALAYLRLVVNPSDLPAWQRVFKHVKGVGPKTAQGLFEAVISGNEAHVAKTRKRFPELTELFGLLDGLRARRPAPLAALDEVMAWYGPILIRDYPDDYPRRQQGLEQLARIAANYPDLEAFLGDLTLENPEDNSREAAHDALVLSTIHSAKGLEWKAVLMLDLVEDRFPSRKAMQRPEDLDEERRLMYVACTRAKDFLALFVPETVYMRGLERSEPTRPSPFVLEMEPSSYEEWRENFSGGLARAGGGAPMGRRQALDQAFGRPSGSVRSAAPEFAAGGDAQANSNGIRNTKLGFCTHRVYGRGKIIAEAAPGKYRINFPGFGIKTILAEYLTLEDA